A portion of the Sphingobacterium spiritivorum genome contains these proteins:
- the xylA gene encoding xylose isomerase translates to MNYIKGQKEFFAGIGQIQYEGLESDNPLAFRWYDPTRIVRGKSMAEHLKFACAYWHSFNGNGADPFGGATHVFPWDQKSDAIDRAKDKMDAAFEFMSKMQLPYYCFHDVDLVDYTNDIAENERRLQAITAYALDKQQDSGIKLLWGTANLFSHERYMNGAATNPDFHVLAHGAAQVKAALDATIALGGQNYVFWGGREGYMSLLNTDMKREQEHLAKFLHLAKDYARKNGFKGTFFIEPKPCEPTKHQYDYDSATVISFLRQYNLLDDFKLNLEVNHATLAGHTFQHELQVAADAGLLGSIDANRGDEQNGWDTDQFPYNINELTESMLIILEAGGLQGGGVNFDAKIRRNSTDREDLFFAHIGGMDLFARALLTADKILEKSSYLQLRKERYQSFDTGKGAEFEKGNLSLEDLRDFAAANGEPEVRSGKQEYLENLINRYI, encoded by the coding sequence ATGAACTATATTAAAGGACAAAAAGAATTTTTCGCAGGTATCGGACAGATACAATATGAAGGTCTGGAAAGTGACAATCCGCTTGCATTCCGTTGGTATGATCCTACTCGTATCGTACGTGGAAAGAGCATGGCTGAACACTTAAAATTTGCCTGTGCATACTGGCACTCTTTCAATGGTAACGGAGCCGATCCTTTTGGGGGAGCTACACATGTATTCCCATGGGATCAGAAATCAGACGCTATAGATCGTGCGAAAGATAAGATGGATGCAGCATTTGAATTTATGAGTAAAATGCAACTTCCTTATTACTGCTTTCACGATGTGGATCTGGTGGATTACACGAATGATATCGCTGAAAATGAAAGAAGACTGCAGGCTATTACAGCGTATGCTCTGGATAAGCAACAGGATAGCGGAATCAAACTACTGTGGGGTACAGCTAATCTGTTCAGCCACGAACGCTATATGAATGGGGCTGCTACCAATCCGGACTTTCATGTCCTGGCTCATGGTGCTGCTCAGGTAAAGGCAGCTCTGGATGCTACAATTGCTCTGGGTGGCCAGAATTATGTATTCTGGGGTGGGCGTGAAGGATACATGTCTCTTTTGAATACAGACATGAAGAGAGAGCAGGAGCATCTGGCTAAATTTTTACATCTGGCGAAAGATTACGCCCGCAAAAACGGATTTAAAGGTACCTTCTTTATTGAACCTAAACCTTGTGAACCTACTAAACATCAATATGACTATGACTCCGCTACTGTTATCAGTTTCTTACGTCAGTATAACCTGCTTGATGATTTCAAACTCAATCTTGAGGTCAACCACGCTACGCTTGCCGGGCATACTTTCCAGCACGAATTGCAGGTTGCAGCAGATGCAGGTTTATTAGGTTCTATAGATGCTAACAGAGGAGATGAGCAGAATGGATGGGATACGGATCAGTTTCCGTATAATATCAATGAACTGACAGAGTCTATGCTCATTATTTTAGAAGCTGGCGGATTGCAGGGAGGCGGTGTCAATTTTGATGCGAAGATTCGCAGAAATTCAACAGATAGAGAAGATTTGTTTTTTGCACATATAGGAGGAATGGACCTGTTTGCAAGAGCACTCTTAACCGCGGATAAGATTTTAGAAAAATCTTCTTATCTTCAGCTTCGAAAAGAGCGTTATCAGTCATTTGATACAGGTAAGGGTGCTGAATTTGAAAAAGGAAATCTATCTTTGGAAGATTTACGCGATTTCGCTGCAGCAAACGGAGAGCCTGAAGTGAGGTCAGGTAAGCAGGAGTATCTGGAAAATCTGATTAACAGATATATCTGA
- a CDS encoding sodium/sugar symporter yields the protein MSNILSTKDYIVFFIYFIIVASYGLWVFYRKRAKTAGGESKDYFLAEGSLTWWAIGASLIASNISAEQFIGMSGSGFKMGLAIATYEWMAAITLIVVAVFFIPVYLKNKIFTMPQFLNQRYNSTVAMIMAVFWLLLYVVVNLTSILYLGALAVSSISGLSITFCMYAIAVFAIIITLGGMKVIGYTDVIQVFFLILGGLATTYLALNLVSEHYGNGQGILHGYHMMTTKASEHFHMVLKPDNESYLDLPGLSVLIGGMWIVNLNYWGCNQYITQRALGADLKTARSGILFAAFLKLLMPVIVVLPGIAAYVMWKDGLFQNEMMQGGEVNPDRAYPVLLNLLPSGLKGLSFAALTAAVVASLAGKANSIATIFSLDVYKKIFDKNASEKKLISVGKITIIVSMILAVIIAPHLGIDKKGGFQYIQEYTGFVSPGIFAMFILGFFWKKTTSNAALFATIGGFFFSVFFKFLPNFADLSFLSASNFAILNKASGVYEIPFIDRMGFVFVICIIGMYIISKIENARGIVPKGLEIDTKMFKVHSGFLVGALIVIMVTAALYTIYW from the coding sequence ATGAGCAATATACTATCAACAAAAGATTACATTGTATTCTTTATTTATTTTATCATCGTTGCATCGTACGGTCTTTGGGTGTTTTACCGGAAAAGGGCTAAGACGGCAGGTGGAGAATCCAAAGATTATTTCCTGGCGGAGGGTTCATTAACATGGTGGGCAATAGGTGCATCTCTGATTGCTTCTAATATCTCAGCTGAGCAATTTATCGGTATGAGTGGCTCCGGTTTTAAGATGGGGCTTGCCATTGCCACATACGAATGGATGGCTGCGATTACATTGATCGTGGTTGCGGTATTCTTTATTCCGGTCTATCTTAAAAACAAGATATTTACGATGCCGCAGTTTTTGAATCAACGCTACAACAGTACCGTAGCCATGATTATGGCTGTTTTCTGGCTTCTGCTGTATGTTGTCGTAAATCTTACATCTATCCTCTATCTCGGAGCCCTGGCTGTAAGTAGTATATCAGGATTGAGCATCACCTTTTGTATGTATGCCATTGCTGTATTTGCGATTATTATCACATTGGGGGGAATGAAGGTAATCGGCTACACGGATGTTATACAAGTCTTTTTTCTTATTCTGGGTGGTCTGGCCACGACTTATCTGGCCTTAAATCTGGTTTCAGAGCATTATGGTAACGGTCAGGGTATATTACACGGTTATCATATGATGACAACAAAGGCCTCTGAACATTTTCATATGGTGCTGAAACCTGACAATGAGAGTTATCTTGATCTTCCGGGTTTATCGGTATTGATAGGCGGGATGTGGATTGTGAACCTTAACTATTGGGGATGTAATCAGTATATCACGCAGCGGGCTTTAGGAGCCGATCTTAAAACAGCACGTAGCGGAATTCTGTTTGCTGCTTTCCTGAAGTTACTGATGCCGGTAATTGTCGTATTACCGGGAATCGCAGCTTATGTCATGTGGAAAGACGGGTTGTTTCAGAATGAAATGATGCAGGGCGGAGAAGTGAATCCGGACAGAGCATATCCGGTATTGCTTAATTTGCTTCCTTCCGGTTTGAAAGGATTGTCTTTTGCGGCATTAACAGCTGCAGTTGTGGCGTCGCTGGCTGGAAAAGCAAATAGTATTGCCACTATTTTTTCGCTCGATGTATATAAAAAGATATTCGATAAGAATGCTTCCGAGAAAAAACTGATAAGTGTAGGGAAGATAACCATCATTGTCTCTATGATTCTGGCAGTAATTATTGCCCCGCATTTAGGAATTGATAAAAAAGGTGGTTTTCAATATATTCAGGAATACACTGGTTTCGTATCTCCGGGTATATTTGCCATGTTTATTCTGGGATTTTTCTGGAAAAAAACCACATCCAATGCAGCTCTTTTCGCTACAATCGGAGGATTCTTCTTCTCTGTCTTTTTTAAATTCCTGCCAAACTTTGCAGACTTATCTTTCTTAAGTGCATCTAATTTTGCGATACTGAATAAAGCATCCGGTGTATATGAAATACCATTTATAGATCGTATGGGATTCGTTTTTGTGATCTGTATTATTGGAATGTATATCATCAGTAAGATTGAAAATGCAAGAGGAATTGTTCCGAAAGGACTGGAGATTGATACCAAAATGTTTAAAGTTCATTCAGGTTTCCTAGTAGGAGCGCTGATTGTAATTATGGTCACCGCAGCACTCTATACCATCTATTGGTAG
- a CDS encoding glycosyl hydrolase family 95 catalytic domain-containing protein: MKKNHYRRYIRLLTLLFIGFAASVHAQNTYRLQYNQPASNWNEALPIGNGRLGAMVFGQPDQEQIQLNEETIWAGEPGNNVPKDAYDKIQEIRKLLFAGKSKEAQELSNATFPRPAPSGIDYGMPYQPFGDLWIKFPDHKQYTSYSRELDIQDAITRTSYKVGAVTFTREVFAALKDDVVIVKLSADAKNSLSFSIGLSSPHQNSKTEIENNQLALSGVSGSHEGKTGRIQFKGIVRPVLKGGKLIQKDNQLEITNADEVILYISIGTNFKKYNDISGNAAAKALDILNKAAARKYEKAKADHIQKYQQYFNRVSLYLGESPQSKKMTDIRIREFAGTDDPELVALYFQFGRYLLISSSQPGGQPANLQGIWNDKLSPPWDSKYTVNINTEMNYWPAEVTNLGELHEPLFTMLKDLSVTGRESAKKLYHARGWNIHHNTDLWRITGVVDGGFYGMWPMGGAWMSQHLWQHFLYSGDKSFLKEYYPVLKGKALFYLDVLQEEPTHKWLVVAPSMSPENSYQPGVGISAGTTMDNQLVADVFHHFIQAAAVLKEDVALRDSVQLALDRLPPMQIGQHNQLQEWLQDLDKPTDKHRHISHLYGLFPSGQISPFRNPELLEAAKNSMIYRGDKSTGWSMGWKVNWWARLLDGDQAYKLIKDQLSPAPMEDSGQSGGTYPNLLDAHPPFQIDGNFGCTSGIAEMLLQSYDGNIYLLPALPRALANGKVTGLKARGGFEVDMEWKDSKIQKLVVKSTLGGNCRLRLNSDTHLSGNAKLIPAKGENTNSYYFVNEIKSPLKSEKATLKGIQVPSTTLLDFDTKANGIYTFVTE, encoded by the coding sequence ATGAAAAAGAACCATTACAGAAGATATATACGGTTATTAACGTTACTCTTTATAGGATTTGCTGCTTCTGTTCATGCGCAGAACACTTACAGATTACAGTATAATCAACCTGCCTCAAACTGGAATGAGGCACTTCCCATTGGAAACGGACGGTTGGGTGCTATGGTTTTCGGACAGCCTGATCAGGAACAGATCCAGCTGAATGAAGAAACAATATGGGCGGGTGAACCCGGGAATAATGTACCTAAAGATGCTTATGATAAGATTCAGGAGATCAGAAAGCTACTCTTTGCCGGGAAATCCAAAGAAGCACAGGAACTTTCCAATGCTACTTTTCCAAGACCTGCACCCTCAGGTATTGACTACGGCATGCCATATCAGCCATTTGGCGATTTGTGGATAAAATTTCCGGACCACAAGCAGTATACTTCGTACAGCAGGGAGCTGGATATTCAGGATGCAATTACCCGGACAAGTTACAAAGTAGGGGCTGTTACCTTTACCAGAGAAGTATTTGCGGCTTTAAAAGATGATGTGGTTATTGTAAAACTTAGTGCTGATGCTAAAAATAGTCTTTCCTTTTCCATAGGATTAAGCAGTCCGCATCAAAACAGTAAAACCGAAATTGAAAACAACCAACTGGCATTAAGTGGCGTTAGTGGCTCTCACGAAGGTAAGACGGGTCGGATTCAATTTAAAGGTATCGTCCGGCCTGTACTCAAAGGGGGAAAATTGATTCAAAAGGATAATCAACTGGAAATAACCAATGCCGATGAAGTTATCCTGTACATTTCGATAGGTACTAATTTTAAAAAATACAACGATATAAGCGGGAATGCAGCTGCAAAGGCACTGGATATCCTGAACAAAGCTGCCGCCAGAAAGTATGAAAAGGCAAAAGCGGATCATATTCAGAAATACCAGCAGTATTTTAACAGAGTGAGCCTTTACCTAGGTGAAAGTCCGCAATCTAAAAAAATGACAGATATCCGCATCCGGGAATTTGCGGGAACTGATGATCCCGAGTTGGTGGCGCTGTATTTTCAATTTGGCCGTTATCTGCTTATCAGTAGTTCGCAACCGGGAGGCCAACCTGCCAACCTGCAAGGAATCTGGAATGACAAGCTCAGTCCGCCGTGGGATAGTAAGTACACGGTTAATATTAATACAGAAATGAATTACTGGCCTGCTGAGGTGACAAATCTGGGCGAATTGCACGAACCTTTGTTTACGATGCTCAAAGACCTGTCTGTGACAGGCCGGGAAAGTGCAAAAAAACTCTATCATGCCAGAGGATGGAATATTCATCACAACACGGATCTTTGGCGTATTACGGGAGTAGTAGACGGTGGTTTTTACGGTATGTGGCCTATGGGCGGCGCGTGGATGAGTCAGCATCTCTGGCAACATTTTCTCTATTCAGGTGACAAATCATTTTTAAAGGAGTATTACCCTGTACTGAAAGGGAAAGCCTTATTCTATCTGGATGTTTTGCAGGAAGAACCTACACATAAATGGCTGGTAGTCGCTCCTTCTATGTCTCCGGAAAACTCTTACCAGCCGGGAGTCGGGATAAGCGCAGGGACTACAATGGACAATCAACTGGTGGCTGATGTTTTTCATCATTTTATTCAGGCTGCTGCAGTTCTGAAGGAAGACGTCGCTTTGAGGGATTCTGTACAATTGGCATTAGACAGGCTTCCTCCTATGCAGATCGGACAGCACAACCAGTTGCAGGAATGGTTGCAGGATCTGGATAAACCTACAGATAAGCACAGACATATTTCTCATCTATACGGTTTGTTTCCTTCCGGTCAGATATCCCCCTTCCGAAATCCGGAATTGCTGGAAGCCGCCAAAAACTCCATGATCTACAGAGGGGATAAATCTACAGGATGGTCTATGGGATGGAAAGTCAACTGGTGGGCCAGACTGCTGGATGGTGATCAGGCGTATAAGCTGATAAAAGATCAGCTCAGCCCTGCTCCAATGGAAGATAGCGGACAATCGGGAGGTACATATCCGAATCTGCTGGATGCACATCCGCCTTTTCAGATTGATGGTAATTTTGGTTGTACTTCGGGTATTGCCGAGATGCTGCTTCAGTCTTACGATGGTAATATTTACCTTCTTCCGGCTTTGCCCCGAGCTCTTGCAAATGGGAAGGTAACCGGATTGAAAGCCCGTGGAGGATTTGAAGTGGATATGGAATGGAAGGACAGCAAAATTCAAAAGCTGGTGGTGAAATCGACTTTGGGCGGTAATTGCCGGCTAAGATTAAATAGTGATACTCATCTCTCCGGGAATGCTAAGCTTATTCCTGCAAAAGGTGAAAATACCAATTCTTACTATTTTGTTAATGAAATCAAATCACCTTTAAAGTCGGAGAAAGCAACTCTTAAAGGGATACAGGTGCCATCTACAACACTTCTGGATTTTGATACTAAAGCGAATGGAATATACACGTTTGTAACTGAATAG
- a CDS encoding Lrp/AsnC family transcriptional regulator, with product MSALDDTDLKLLRILQKDSTLSNKELAFRLHKSIPAIHERVKKLKAQGYIKRTVAILDRHRIGMGLISFSQVFLKAHTADVLNEFEREVVKFPEVMECYQMAGSYDFMLRIATRDMDAYHQFLRHKLSVLPHVSTVQTYFVLSETKSETAYPL from the coding sequence ATGTCAGCTCTTGATGATACCGACCTAAAGCTTCTTCGCATCCTTCAGAAGGACAGCACACTGAGTAATAAGGAATTAGCCTTCCGGCTTCATAAATCCATTCCGGCCATACACGAACGTGTCAAAAAATTAAAAGCACAGGGCTATATAAAGCGAACCGTAGCGATTCTTGACAGACATCGGATCGGGATGGGATTAATTTCTTTTTCACAGGTTTTTCTGAAGGCACATACTGCAGATGTACTCAATGAGTTTGAGCGGGAAGTTGTCAAATTTCCGGAAGTGATGGAGTGTTATCAGATGGCAGGTTCTTATGACTTTATGCTTCGGATAGCGACACGGGACATGGACGCTTATCATCAGTTCTTAAGACATAAACTTTCGGTTCTGCCACATGTCAGCACCGTTCAAACCTACTTTGTGCTTTCAGAAACTAAAAGCGAAACCGCTTATCCGCTTTAG